The window GCTGTCGAACACGCAGGCTGATGGCACGTCGAAGGCGAAGTACACGCTGGCCGACAACACCGCCGACTTCGTGCGCGCGGCCTCCGCCGAACTGCTCGACGCCAACCCGCTGTACCCCGGTCTGACCCTCTGACGAGCGAAACGCCGGGCGCGGACCGATTTTTTGCCAGACGTGTCTTTGAGTTACAGTTACCGTATGACACAGAAACCTGTCGCGAATGCGCTGACCCTGGAACTTGAGCCGGTTGTCGCCGACAATCTGGCTCGTTTCCTGGAGACGGCCGACGAGTGGTATGCCCACGATTACGTCCCGTTCGACCAGGGCGAGAACTTCGCCTTCCTGGGCGGCAAGGACTGGGATCCCTCGCAGGCCACCCTGCCGCAGGACATCGTGGACGCCGTGGAGATCATGCTGATCACCAAGGACAACCTGTCCGGCTACCACCGCGAACTCGTCGAGCACTTCATTCTCGAGGACAAGTGGGGCCGCTGGTTGGGCCGGTGGACCGCCGAGGAGACACTGCACGCCATCGCGCTGCGTGAGTATCTGGTGGTCACCCGTAACGTCGACCCGGCCGCCGACGAGCAGGTCCGCGTCGCGCACGTGATGCGCGGCTACCGTGGCGACAAGCTCACCCAGATCGAGACCCTGGTCTTGATGGCCTTCCTGGAGACCGCCTACGCGGTGTACATGCGCAACCTCGAGTCCAAGATCGCCGAGCCGGTCCTCAAGAGCCTGGTCGGGCGAATCGCCAAGGACGAGGAGCGTCACGAGGACTTCTTCCGCAACCTGGTGAACTATTGCCTCGAGGAGTACAACCGCGACTCGACGATCAGCTCGATCGCGCGTCGCGCGGGTGCGTTCGGCGTCATCGGCGGCGACATCCAGGAGTTCCAGGACAAGTTGCAGAATGTCGCCAAGGCCGGTGTCTTCGACTTCGACACGGCCCGCAAGGTGGTCTCCGACAGCATCAAGCACTGGGGCCTGGCCGACGAGCCGGTGCTCAAGAAATTCGTCCTCGCGTAACAGCCATACGGCGCGGCGCGCCGGTGCGGCGCGCCGACTCCGACTGGAGTAGCGTCGCTGGTGATGGCTAGCGACATGCTCTGCTGTCCGGGCGGTACCGATCGTTTCTTCTACGAGAGGACCGGTCCCGGTCCTGGTGCCGCCCCGTCCGCCGGAAGGTTCGTGCGGGGCCGCGCGGGCCAGCTGCTTGCTCGAAGGAGCGCCCCGTGACCCAATCGCTGTCGCCCGAACGTCGGACTTATGTGCTCGACACCTCTGTCTTGCTGTCTGACCCGTGGGCGTGCAACCGGTTCGCCGAACACGAAGTGGTGGTACCGCTCGTGGTGATCAGCGAACTGGAAGCCAAGCGCCACCACCATGAGCTGGGCTGGTTCGCCCGGCAGGCGCTGAGGCTCTTCGACGACCTTCGCCTCGAGCACGGCCGTCTGGATCAGCCGATTCCGGTCGGGACACAAGGCGGTACGGTCCAGGTCGAACTGAACCACTCCGACCCGACGGTGCTGCCATTGGGTTTCCGGACCGACACCAACGACGCGCGCATTCTGACCTGCGCGGCTAACCTCGCGGCTGAGGGCAAGCGAGTGACCTTGGTGTCCAAGGACATCCCGCTGCGAGTCAAGGCCGGCGCGGTGGGTCTGCCCGCCGATGAGTACCACGCCCAAGACGTGATCACTTCGGGCTGGACGGGTATGTCGGAGCTCGACGTGGCTGCAGACGACATCGACACGCTCTTCGCCGAAGGTGAGATCGACCTTGTAGACGCGCGAAACCTGCCCTGCCACACCGGTGTTCGGCTGCTGGGCGGAAGCTCGCACGCTCTGGGCCGGGTGAACGCAGACAAGAAGGTTCAGCTGGTGCGCGGTGATCGCGAAGTGTTCGGCCTCCGGGGAAGGTCAGCCGAACAACGCGTAGCCCTCGACCTGTTGCTCGATGAGTCGGTCGGCATCGTCTCGCTGGGTGGCAAGGCCGGCACCGGCAAGTCAGCCCTGGCGCTGTGCGCCGGCCTCGAGGCCGTGCTGGAGCGGCGCACCCAGCGCAAGGTCGTGGTGTTCCGTCCGCTGTACGCCGTCGGCGGCCAGGAGCTCGGCTACCTGCCGGGCAGCGAGAGCGATAAGATGGGCCCGTGGGCGCAGGCCGTGTTCGACACTTTGGAGGGCCTGGCCTCTCCGGCGGTGCTCGAGGAGGTGCTCTCCCGCGGGATGCTCGAGGTGCTGCCGCTGACACATATCCGCGGCCGCTCGCTGCACGACTCGTTCGTGATCGTCGACGAGGCGCAGTCCCTGGAGCGCAACGTGCTGTTGACCGTGCTGTCGCGGCTGGGCGCGGGTTCCCGGGTGGTGCTCACCCACGACGTGGCCCAGCGTGACAACCTGCGCGTCGGACGCCACGACGGGGTGGCCGCCGTCATCGAGAAGCTGAAGGGCCATCCGCTGTTCGCACACATCACGCTGATGCGCAGCGAGCGCTCGCCGATCGCGGCCCTGGTCACCGAGATGCTGGAGGAGATCAGCCCCGGCGCCCTGCCGTGACAGGGATCGGTCAGGTCGGACCGGTAAACTTTCGTGGGTGCGACACCCTCCCGACAGCCTGTCCTGGTCCTATCTGCGGACCGTGATCGGCGTATGCGCGGGAGTCGCCGTCGTCATCGTCGGCGGATTCACCGGACACGTCCGGGTCGCCAGGGCCGAGGCGGTGGACTGTGCGGTGGTCAAGTGCGTCGCCCTGACCTTCGACGACGGGCCCACGCCGTACACCGACCGGCTGCTGGGCATCCTCAACGACGCCGACGCCAAGGCCACGTTCTTCATGATCGGCAACAAGGTGGCGGCCAACCCGGCCGGCGCCAAGCGGGTCGCAGACGCCGGGATGGAGATCGGCAACCACACCTGGGAACACCCCAACATGACGACGATCCCCGCAGAGGACGTCCCGGCTCAGTTCAGCAAGGCCAATGACGCCATCAAGGCGGCCACCGGCCAGACCCCGTCGCTGTGGCGTCCGGCAGGCGGGCTGACCAACGACGCGGTCAACAAGGTCGCCGCCCAGTACGGTCTGGCCGCCATTTTGTGGGACGTCATCCCGTTCGACTGGATCAACGACTCCAACACCGCCGCCACGCGCTACATGCTGATGACCCAGATCAAGCCGGGCTCGGTGGTGTTGTTCCACGACACGTACTCGTCCACCGTCGATCTGGTTTATCAGTTCATCCCCGTCCTCAAGGCCAACGGCTATCACCTGGTGACCGTGAGTCAGATGCTCGGCCCGCGTCCACCCGGCAGCGTCTACGGCTCGCGGGACAACGGCCCGCCGGCCAACGCGCTGCAGGACATCCCGGCCGCGGACATCCCGACGCTGCCGGCCACACCGTCACCCAAGCCGATGGCGAACATCCCGATCACCGACATCACCGGGGCCAACTCCGGCGGGGCCAACAACGGCGCCTAGCCGCACACTCGGCGAACGAAAGTTACTCGCCGTCTTTCACCTTCGCCATGGCCAACACGTCGAGGCGCTTGTCGAGCTCCTCCTCGGACAGCTTGTCGCCGATGAGCCCGCGGTCGATGACCGTCTGGCGGATGGTCTTCTTCTCCTTGAGCGCCTGCTTGGCGACCTTGGCGGCCTCCTCGTAGCCGATCGCCGAGTTCAGCGGCGTGACGATCGACGGGGACGACTCGGCGAGCTCGCACAGGTGCTCTTCGTTGGCGATGAGGCCGTCAATGCACTTGGCGGCGAACAATTTCGACACGTTGGCCAGCAGCGTGAAGGACTCCAGCAGGTTACGCGCCATCATCGGGATGTAGACGTTGAGCTCGAACGCACCGGACAGCCCGCCGACGGTGACGGCGGCGTCGTTGCCGATGACCTGGGCGGCCACCTGCGTGACGGCCTCGGGGATCACCGGGTTGACCTTGCCCGGCATGATCGAGCTGCCGGGCTGCAGGTCGGGCAGCTGCAGTTCGCCCAGACCGGTCAGCGGGCCCGAGCCCATCCAGCGGATGTCATTGGCGATCTTGGTCAGCGACGCCGCGATGGTCTTGAGCGCACCGGACGCTTCGACCAGACCGTCGCGGGCGGCCTGAGCCTCGAAAGAGTCCTTGGCCGTGCGCAATTCGGCCAGACCGGTCTGCGCCACCAGCACGTCGACGACCTTGGCGCCGAAGCCCTCGGGTGCGTTGAGGCCGGTGCCGACGGCGGTGCCGCCGATGGCGAGCTCACCGAGCCGGGGCAGGGTGGCCTTGACCCGCTCGACGCCGGCCTCGACCTGGCGGGCGTAACCGCCGAACTCCTGACCGAGGGTCACCGGGACTGCGTCCATCAGATGGGTGCGGCCGCTCTTGACGACGGTGCGCCACTGCCGGGCCTTGGCGGCCAGCGACTCGTGCAGCACCTCGAGCGCCGGAATCAGCTGGCGCACAGCAGCTTCGGTGGCCGCGATGTGGGTGGCGGTGGGGAACGTGTCGTTGGAGCTCTGCGACATGTTGACGTCGTCGTTGGGGTGCACCGTGACGCCGTTGCGCTCGCAGATCGAGGCGATCACCTCGTTGGCGTTCATGTTGGAGCTGGTGCCCGAACCGGTCTGGAACACGTCGATGGGGAACTGGTCGTCGTGCAGACCGTCGGCGATCTCACCGGCCGCGGCGATGATGGCGTCGGCCTTCTCCGCCGACAGCTTGCCCAGGTCCTTGTTCACCTGAGCGCAGGCCGCCTTCAGCAGGCCCAGTGCCCGGATCTGGATCCGCTCCAGGCCGCGGAAGGAGATCGGGAAGTTCTCGACGGCCCGCTGAGTCTGCGCGCGCCACAAGGCTTTTGCCGGAACCCGGACCTCGCCCATGGTGTCGTGCTCGATGCGGTACTCGCCCTCGACGCCGTTGTCGCTCATCAATTGCCTTTCTTAGGGAAGCGGGTGGGTCGCGGACTTGTCCCCGGTGAAGTCCACCGCGGAGTATTCGTTGAGTTTGGAAAGCCGGTGGTAGGCGTCGATCATCCGGACGGTGCCGGACTTCGAGCGCATCACGATCGACTGGGTGGTGCACCCGCCGCCGAAGTAGCGGACACCCTTGAGCAGGTCGCCGTCGGTGACGCCGGTGGCACAGAAGAAGACATTATCCCCGGCGACCAGATCCTTGGTGGTCAGCACCCGATCCAGGTCGTGGCCGCGGTCGATGGCCTTCTGGCGTTCCTCGTCGCCGGTCGGAGCGAGCTGAGCCTGGATCTCGCCACCCATGCAGCGGATGGCTGCCGCGGTGAT is drawn from Candidatus Mycolicibacterium alkanivorans and contains these coding sequences:
- a CDS encoding polysaccharide deacetylase family protein; the encoded protein is MRHPPDSLSWSYLRTVIGVCAGVAVVIVGGFTGHVRVARAEAVDCAVVKCVALTFDDGPTPYTDRLLGILNDADAKATFFMIGNKVAANPAGAKRVADAGMEIGNHTWEHPNMTTIPAEDVPAQFSKANDAIKAATGQTPSLWRPAGGLTNDAVNKVAAQYGLAAILWDVIPFDWINDSNTAATRYMLMTQIKPGSVVLFHDTYSSTVDLVYQFIPVLKANGYHLVTVSQMLGPRPPGSVYGSRDNGPPANALQDIPAADIPTLPATPSPKPMANIPITDITGANSGGANNGA
- a CDS encoding class II fumarate hydratase — encoded protein: MSDNGVEGEYRIEHDTMGEVRVPAKALWRAQTQRAVENFPISFRGLERIQIRALGLLKAACAQVNKDLGKLSAEKADAIIAAAGEIADGLHDDQFPIDVFQTGSGTSSNMNANEVIASICERNGVTVHPNDDVNMSQSSNDTFPTATHIAATEAAVRQLIPALEVLHESLAAKARQWRTVVKSGRTHLMDAVPVTLGQEFGGYARQVEAGVERVKATLPRLGELAIGGTAVGTGLNAPEGFGAKVVDVLVAQTGLAELRTAKDSFEAQAARDGLVEASGALKTIAASLTKIANDIRWMGSGPLTGLGELQLPDLQPGSSIMPGKVNPVIPEAVTQVAAQVIGNDAAVTVGGLSGAFELNVYIPMMARNLLESFTLLANVSKLFAAKCIDGLIANEEHLCELAESSPSIVTPLNSAIGYEEAAKVAKQALKEKKTIRQTVIDRGLIGDKLSEEELDKRLDVLAMAKVKDGE
- a CDS encoding PhoH family protein, translating into MTQSLSPERRTYVLDTSVLLSDPWACNRFAEHEVVVPLVVISELEAKRHHHELGWFARQALRLFDDLRLEHGRLDQPIPVGTQGGTVQVELNHSDPTVLPLGFRTDTNDARILTCAANLAAEGKRVTLVSKDIPLRVKAGAVGLPADEYHAQDVITSGWTGMSELDVAADDIDTLFAEGEIDLVDARNLPCHTGVRLLGGSSHALGRVNADKKVQLVRGDREVFGLRGRSAEQRVALDLLLDESVGIVSLGGKAGTGKSALALCAGLEAVLERRTQRKVVVFRPLYAVGGQELGYLPGSESDKMGPWAQAVFDTLEGLASPAVLEEVLSRGMLEVLPLTHIRGRSLHDSFVIVDEAQSLERNVLLTVLSRLGAGSRVVLTHDVAQRDNLRVGRHDGVAAVIEKLKGHPLFAHITLMRSERSPIAALVTEMLEEISPGALP
- a CDS encoding acyl-ACP desaturase, producing MTQKPVANALTLELEPVVADNLARFLETADEWYAHDYVPFDQGENFAFLGGKDWDPSQATLPQDIVDAVEIMLITKDNLSGYHRELVEHFILEDKWGRWLGRWTAEETLHAIALREYLVVTRNVDPAADEQVRVAHVMRGYRGDKLTQIETLVLMAFLETAYAVYMRNLESKIAEPVLKSLVGRIAKDEERHEDFFRNLVNYCLEEYNRDSTISSIARRAGAFGVIGGDIQEFQDKLQNVAKAGVFDFDTARKVVSDSIKHWGLADEPVLKKFVLA